One Cucurbita pepo subsp. pepo cultivar mu-cu-16 chromosome LG09, ASM280686v2, whole genome shotgun sequence DNA window includes the following coding sequences:
- the LOC111802200 gene encoding pentatricopeptide repeat-containing protein At1g60770, translating to MVLLLRRLSRTKNVAKRSTKKYLEEPLYVRLFKDGSSEKSVRLQLNVFLKSRKRVFKWEVGDTLKKLRDRKLYYPALKLSETMAKRSMNKTVSDQAIHLDLLAKARGIAAAESFFVSLPESSKNHLCYGSLLNCYCKELMTEKAEAISEKMKELNLPVTSMPYNSLMTLYSKTGHPEKVSAIIQEMKAAKVMFDTYTYNVWMRALAALNDISGVERVIDEMKDGRAVGDWTTYSNLASIYVDAHMFDKAGNALKELEKRNARRDLSAFQFLITLHGQMGNLLEVYRVWRSLRLAFPKTANISYLNMIQTLIKLKDLPGAEKCFKEWQSGCSTYDIRIANALIGAYAKEGLLEKAIELKVRARQRGAKPNAKTWEIFMDYYLKNGEFKLAADCAAKAVSKGRLDGGKWVPSPEVIRTFMSHYEQEKDVDGAESFVETVKKSVDSLESEVFESLIRTYSAAGRRSCMMSRRLKMEKVEVSEACKKLLDEISIE from the exons ATGGTGTTACTTCTACGGCGGCTCAGTCGCACCAAGAATGTGGCAAAGAGGTCGACGAAGAAGTATCTGGAGGAACCACTGTATGTGAGGCTTTTTAAAGATGGTAGCTCAGAGAAGAGCGTTCGGCTACAGTTGAATGTTTTCCTCAAGAGTCGCAAGCGAGTTTTCAAATGGGAGGTTGGAGATACGCTCAAAAAGCTTCGCGATAGGAAGCTGTATTATCCTGCTCTCAAG CTTTCAGAAACTATGGCCAAAAGGAGCATGAACAAAACAGTAAGTGATCAAGCAATACATCTTGATTTATTAGCCAAGGCTCGAGGAATTGCTGCCGCCGAGAGCTTCTTTGTTAGTCTTCCCGAATCATCAAAGAATCATCTTTGCTATGGTTCTCTTCTCAACTGTTACTGCAAGGAATTAATGACTGAAAAAGCTGAAGCTATCTCggagaaaatgaaggaacTGAACCTACCTGTGACCTCCATGCCGTACAATAGCCTTATGACACTATACTCAAAAACTGGGCACCCAGAAAAAGTTAGTGCAATCATACAGGAAATGAAGGCGGCCAAAGTAATGTTTGATACCTATACATATAATGTGTGGATGAGGGCACTTGCTGCTTTAAATGACATCTCTGGTGTGGAAAGGGTTATTGATGAGATGAAGGACGGCAGAGCTGTGGGAGATTGGACAACATACAGCAATTTAGCCTCAATTTATGTTGATGCTCACATGTTCGACAAGGCAGGCAACGCGCTGAaggaattggagaagagaaacGCTCGTCGAGATCTTTCTGCGTTCCAGTTCCTGATTACGTTGCATGGACAAATGGGTAACCTTCTCGAAGTCTATAGAGTTTGGCGCTCATTAAGGTTAGCCTTTCCAAAAACCGCAAATATAAGCTATCTCAACATGATCCAAACTctgataaaattgaaagactTACCTGGCGCAGAGAAATGTTTCAAGGAATGGCAATCAGGATGCTCAACTTATGATATTAGGATTGCAAATGCTCTTATAGGAGCTTATGCCAAGGAGGGTTTGCTAGAGAAGGCTATCGAACTCAAGGTTCGAGCCCGACAAAGAGGGGCTAAACCTAATGCGAAAACTTGGGAAATTTTTATGGATTATTATCtcaaaaatggagaatttaAACTGGCAGCTGATTGTGCTGCCAAAGCAGTATCCAAAGGTAGACTAGATGGGGGGAAATGGGTGCCATCGCCTGAGGTTATTAGAACATTCATGAGCCATTACGAGCAAGAAAAAGATGTTGATGGAGCAGAGAGCTTTGTTGAAACGGTAAAGAAAAGTGTAGACAGTTTAGAATCAGAGGTCTTTGAATCATTGATAAGAACATATTCTGCAGCAGGAAGGAGAAGTTGTATGATGAGTCGTAGGTTGAAGATGGAGAAAGTGGAGGTCAGTGAGGCCTGCAAGAAGCTGCTCGACGAAATATCGATTGAATGA
- the LOC111802231 gene encoding AP-1 complex subunit mu-2-like: MAGAASALFLLDIKGRVLIWRDYRGDVSAVQAERFFTKLIEKEGDPQSQDPVVYDNGISYMFIQHNNVYLMVAARQNCNAASLLSFLHRLVDVFKHYFEELEEESLRDNFVVVYELLDEIMDFGYPQYTEAKILSEFIKTDAYRMEVAQRPPMAVTNAVSWRSEGINYKKNEVFLDVVESVNILVNSNGQIIRSDVVGALKMRTYLSGMPECKLGLNDRVLLEAQGRTTKGKAIDLEDIKFHQCVRLARFENDRTISFIPPDGAFDLMTYRLSTQVKPLIWVEAQVERHSKSRIEIMVKARSQFKERSTATNVEIELPVPADATNPNVRTSMGSASYAPENDALCWKIRSFPGGKEYMLRAEFRLPSVTSEEATPERKAPIRVKFEIPYFTVSGIQVRYLKIIEKSGYQALPWVRYITMAGEYELRLI, encoded by the exons ATGGCGGGGGCGGCCTCCGCGCTGTTCCTATTAGATATCAAAGGGCGTGTTCTCATTTGGCGCGACTATCGTGGCGATGTCTCGGCAGTTCAGGCCGAGCGCTTCTTCACCAAACTCATCGAGAAGGAG GGTGATCCACAATCTCAAGATCCAGTAGTTTACGACAATGGCATAAGCTACATGTTTATTCAGCACAATAACGTGTACCTGATGGTTGCTGCCAGGCAGAATTGCAATGCTGCAagtcttctttcctttttgcaCCGACTAGTTGAT GTCTTCAAGCATTATTTTGAAGAGCTGGAAGAAGAATCACTTAGGGACAACTTTGTTGTGGTG TATGAGTTGCTTGATGAAATCATGGACTTTGGTTATCCTCAATACACTGAGGCAAAGATTCTTAGTGAGTTTATAAAGACTGATGCTTATAGAATGGAGGTTGCTCAGAGGCCACCCATGGCAGTAACAAATGCAGTTTCTTGGCGGAGCGAAggaataaattacaagaagaatgaa GTCTTTTTGGATGTGGTGGAGAGTGTTAATATACTTGTCAACAGTAATGGGCAAATAATTAGGTCAGACGTTGTTGGGGCATTGAAGATGAGAACTTACTTAAG TGGCATGCCTGAGTGTAAGCTTGGGCTCAACGACAGAGTATTATTGGAAGCACAAGGTCGAAccacaaaaggaaaagctaTAGATTTGGAAGACATCAAATTTCACCA gtGCGTACGCTTGGCCCGCTTTGAAAATGACCGAACCATATCCTTCATACCGCCAGATGGAGCTTTTGATCTCATGACTTATAGACTCAGCACTCAG GTAAAACCTCTTATTTGGGTAGAAGCTCAAGTGGAAAGACATTCAAAAAGCCGTATAGAGATTATGGTAAAAGCAAGAAGCCAGTTCAAGGAGCGTAG CACTGCAACAAATGTTGAAATTGAGTTGCCCGTGCCAGCGGATGCTACCAACCCAAATGTTAGGACCTCAATGGGGTCTGCTTCTTATGCACCCGAAAATGATGCATTGTGCTGGAAAATTAGATCTTTTCCAGGTGGCAag GAGTATATGTTAAGGGCAGAATTCCGCCTTCCTTCCGTTACATCTGAAGAAGCGACTCCAGAAAGAAAAGCACCAATTCGTGTAAAGTTTGAGATACCATATTTCACCGTTTCTGGAATCCAG GTTCGTTACCTGAAGATTATCGAGAAAAGTGGGTACCAGGCTCTTCCATGGGTGAGATACATCACAATGGCTGGAGAGTATGAACTAAGGCTCATATGA
- the LOC111802049 gene encoding peroxidase 57-like, whose amino-acid sequence MEVGRVGRVTCAAFLIACCLTVRTCSAAGEKKGWNLRARFYQYTCPQAEKIAADLTRAALGQDPTLAASLLRLFFHDCFVNGCDASILLDSTLSGEPIEKASLGNGKTMRGFELIDEIKDKLENECPEIVSCADITAYVTRDATVFSGLPYFKIPAGRRDGVISRATDVFHNLPTPAMTVDEMAAIFTRKGMTVDEMVTLTGAHSIGKVQCSVFEDRIYNYSETGSRDPKLQAAYASYLSAMCPPADEVPVNLAAEGGDRLVYLDPSSPFRLDNSFYLRMREGKTLLQSDQNMADDPKTAELVGKMAAEPKMWMKKFTRALVRLSRVDVLTGNAGEIRKNCRAVNL is encoded by the exons ATGGAGGTTGGTCGGGTCGGCCGGGTAACGTGCGCCGCCTTCCTCATCGCTTGTTGTCTAACCGTTAGAACTTGTTCTGCGGCGGGTGAGAAAAAAGGCTGGAACTTGCGCGCTAGATTCTATCAATATACCTGCCCGCAGGCGGAGAAAATCGCCGCCGATCTTACCCGCGCTGCCCTTGGTCAAGATCCGACTCTCGCTGCTAGCCTCCTCCGCCTGTTTTTTCACGATTGCTTTGTCAAT GGATGCGACGCTTCAATTTTACTGGATTCAACCCTTTCCGGCGAACCGATAGAAAAG GCATCACTGGGAAACGGCAAAACGATGAGAGGCTTCGAATTGATCGACGAAATAAAGGACAAGCTCGAGAACGAATGTCCCGAAATTGTATCTTGTGCCGATATAACAGCCTACGTAACAAGAGATGCTACCGTCTTCTCCGGTTTACCATACTTCAAAATCCCGGCCGGCCGTCGCGACGGTGTGATCTCACGCGCCACCGATGTATTCCACAACCTCCCAACTCCGGCAATGACGGTGGATGAAATGGCGGCAATATTCACAAGAAAGGGAATGACGGTAGACGAAATGGTGACTCTGACCGGAGCGCACTCGATCGGAAAAGTACAATGCAGTGTTTTCGAAGACAGAATTTACAATTACAGCGAAACGGGAAGTCGAGATCCGAAATTGCAGGCGGCGTACGCTTCTTACCTGTCGGCGATGTGTCCGCCGGCAGATGAGGTTCCGGTGAATTTAGCGGCGGAGGGAGGTGATAGATTAGTGTATTTGGATCCGTCGTCGCCTTTCAGGCTGGATAATTCGTTTTATCTGAGGatgagagaaggaaaaacctTGCTGCAGTCGGACCAGAATATGGCGGATGATCCGAAAACGGCGGAGCTTGTCGGAAAAATGGCGGCGGAACCGAAGATgtggatgaagaaatttacGAGGGCTCTGGTTCGGCTTAGCAGGGTGGATGTGCTCACCGGAAATGCAGGGGAGATTAGGAAGAATTGTCGGGCtgttaatttataa